One Brassica napus cultivar Da-Ae chromosome A5, Da-Ae, whole genome shotgun sequence DNA window includes the following coding sequences:
- the LOC106345259 gene encoding NAC domain-containing protein 100: MEENLPPGFRFHPTDEELITHYLCRKVSDTGFTGKAVVDVDLNKCEPWDLPAKASMGEKEWYFFSLRDRKYPTGLRTNRATEAGYWKTTGKDKEIYRSGVLVGMKKTLVFYKGRAPKGEKSNWVMHEYRLENKQPFTPAKEEWVVCRVFEKSTAIKKPQEQQPQSSFGSPCDANSSMANEFEDIELPNLNSNSSTFGYNHIHDHQYPQTSVYSEDNITSAAGLNMNMNMATNIPSWTTSLLAPPLSPINSLLLKAFQIRNSYSFPKEMVSNIHPSLHQQGASNIMQNGSSSSQPQPQEEAFNMDSIW, translated from the exons ATGGAAGAAAATCTTCCTCCAGGGTTCAGATTTCATCCTACAGACGAGGAGCTCATAACGCATTATCTTTGTCGGAAAGTCTCCGATACTGGATTCACCGGTAAAGCTGTCGTCGACGTTGATCTGAACAAGTGTGAACCTTGGGATTTGCCAG CCAAGGCTTCAATGGGAGAGAAAGAGTGGTACTTCTTCAGCCTAAGAGACCGGAAATACCCAACCGGTTTAAGGACAAACCGAGCAACTGAAGCCGGTTATTGGAAAACCACGGGTAAAGATAAAGAGATATACAGAAGTGGAGTGCTGGTTGGGATGAAAAAAACCCTAGTTTTCTACAAAGGAAGAGCTCCAAAGGGCGAGAAAAGCAATTGGGTTATGCATGAGTATAGGCTTGAGAATAAACAACCCTTCACACCCGCTAAG GAGGAATGGGTAGTGTGTAGGGTTTTCGAAAAAAGCACAGCTATAAAGAAACCACAAGAACAACAACCTCAGTCATCTTTTGGATCTCCATGCGATGCAAACTCATCAATGGCAAATGAGTTTGAAGATATCGAGCTTCCCAATCTCAATTCAAACTCATCAACCTTCGGTTACAATCATATTCATGATCATCAATATCCGCAAACTAGTGTTTATTCAGAAGACAATATTACAAGTGCTGCTGGTCTCaacatgaacatgaacatgGCTACTAATATTCCGTCTTGGACAACAAGTCTACTTGCTCCACCTTTATCTCCAATCAACTCTTTGTTGCTCAAGGCTTTCCAAATCAGGAACTCTTATAGTTTCCCAAAAGAGATGGTCTCTAATATCCATCCTTCTCTACACCAGCAAGGAGCCTCCAATATTATGCAAAATGGTTCAAGTTCGTCACAGCCGCAACCGCAAGAGGAAGCGTTTAATATGGATTCCATATGGTGA
- the LOC125608679 gene encoding uncharacterized protein LOC125608679, whose protein sequence is MEVLCICGQWISKESLQWEFLVDLKRNASIISIEEDLLYEDLMKIVSEDFSVKEEEISLSYGFSLDKKCIIESFPPLSIGVSTVPLNDLPDFSTDSASCVSTVPLNALPDFSPVHIGLSPNTRVAGDIKVNSYFKTKRELMLRMKKWALEWKFEYKTVSSNKSRVLLSCVDENCTWRMRAIKLPVSDFFVVKKYVHEHTCDTTHRKANHRQASAKLLGSLISSNYGEKKEGLKPKQIIEQVRMLHGVHINYKQAWRVREEAQILVRGTPEDSYYNLSRWLYKITETNPGSLTYQHVDAAGKFKYAFVAFGPSIRGFSLMRRVIAVDGTFLKGKFNGTLLAACAQDGNYHLYPLAFAVVDAENGASWKWFFRGLSQKIPDASDLVFVSDRANSISSALEDVYPLSHHGICRIHLLRNITPTYAKTGLLPLVESAADAYTCHEFWLIFKDIKDKCPELAKYLEESDFRKWARSYAPANRYNIMTTNIAESLNSMLKMPRELPIISLLETIRLTMTTWFFERREAAAKHKHLVTPKVVQKLVSRLGAAMLLNVYQVDRSEFEVKDETMKFVVDLEKRHCTCNVFDIDKIPCIHAIAAAKHIKRDENRFVDASHLTETWAKAYAESIHPGGELSTSTYPENIDELSCPPPATKKKSGRPPTKRKRSVGEFGVPGSKSQSHKCSRCGTGGHNKITCQRPIG, encoded by the exons ATGGAAGTTTTGTGCATCTGTGGACAATGGATCTCAAAAGAATCTCTCCAGTGGGAGTTTCTTGTTGATTTGAAGAGGAATGCATCAATCATTTCCATAGAAGAAGATCTACTGTATGAAGATTTGATGAAGATTGTCTCTGAAGATTTTAGTGTTAAAGAGGAAGAAATCAGTTTGAGTTATGGTTTTTCATTGGATAAGAAATGTATTATTGAAAGTTTCCCCCCACTCTCGATAG GTGTTTCTACAGTTCCTCTGAATGATCTTCCGGATTTTAGTACTGATTCAGCTAGCT GTGTTTCTACAGTTCCTCTGAATGCTCTTCCGGATTTTAGCCCTGTCCATATTGGACTTTCACCAAACACGAGAGTAGCTGGCGATATTAAGGTGAATAGCTATTTTAAGACAAAGAGAGAGTtgatgttgaggatgaagaaatgggcTTTAGAGTGGAAGTTTGAGTACAAGACTGTCTCTTCTAACAAGTCAAGAGTGCTTTTGAGTTGTGTTGATGAAAATTGCACGTGGAGGATGCGTGCTATCAAGCTACctgtttcagattttttcgtTGTTAAAAAGTATGTTCATGAGCATACATGCGATACAACACACAGGAAAGCCAACCACAGACAAGCATCTGCAAAGTTGTTGGGTTCTTTGATTTCCAGCAATTATGGAGAAAAAAAGGAAGGTCTCAAACCGAAACAGATCATTGAACAGGTCAGGATGCTGCATGGTGTTCACATCAATTACAAACAAGCTTGGAGAGTGAGAGAAGAAGCTCAGATTTTGGTTAGAGGGACTCCTGAAGACAGCTATTACAATTTGTCTAGGTGGTTGTATAAAATCACAGAAACAAACCCTGGTTCCTTGACTTATCAACATGTTGATGCTGCAGGAAAGTTCAAGTATGCATTTGTGGCTTTTGGTCCATCGATAAGGGGATTCTCATTGATGAGGAGAGTTATTGCAGTAGATGGTACATTTCTGAAGGGAAAATTCAATGGGACTTTATTGGCAGCTTGTGCTCAAGATGGGAATTATCATCTATATCCTCTCGCCTTTGCAGTGGTTGACGCAGAAAACGGCGCCTCTTGGAAATGGTTCTTTAGAGGTTTGAGCCAGAAGATCCCGGACGCTTCGGATCTTGTTTTTGTATCAGACAGGGCTAACTCCATTTCTTCAGCGTTGGAGGATGTATATCCCTTATCTCACCATGGAATTTGCAGGATCCATCTGCTCCGCAACATCACTCCTACATATGCGAAGACTGGGTTGCTACCTCTGGTGGAAAGCGCTGCTGATGCCTATACGTGTCACGAGTTCTGGTTAATCTTCAAGGACATAAAGGATAAATGTCCTGAATTGGCTAAGTATCTGGAAGAGTCTGATTTTAGGAAGTGGGCACGAAGCTATGCGCCTGCGAACAGGTATAATATCATGACTACCAACATTGCAGAGTCTCTCAATTCTATGTTGAAGATGCCTCGTGAGTTGCCCATTATCTCTCTCCTTGAAACTATCAGATTGACGATGACCACTTGGTTTTTTGAGCGACGCGAAGCGGCTGCGAAACATAAGCACCTGGTTACTCCAAAAGTTGTGCAGAAATTGGTATCTAGGTTAGGGGCCGCAATGTTGTTGAATGTGTATCAAGTTGATCGAAGCGAGTTTGAGGTGAAGGATGAAACAATGAAGTTTGTTGTTGACTTGGAGAAGCGGCATTGCACATGTAATGTTTTCGACATTGACAAGATCCCCTGCATCCATGCCATCGCTGCTGCTAAGCATATCAAGAGAGATGAAAACCGTTTTGTTGATGCTTCTCACTTGACAGAAACGTGGGCTAAAGCTTATGCTGAAAGCATACATCCTGGTGGAGAGTTGTCAACGTCCACCTATCCAGAGAATATTGATGAACTGTCTTGCCCACCTCCagctaccaaaaagaaaagtggACGCCCTcctacaaagagaaagagatccgtTGGCGAGTTTGGGGTTCCTGGATCTAAATCTCAGTCCCACAAGTGCAGCAGATGTGGCACAGGAGGGCACAACAAGATCACATGCCAGAGGCCTATAGGATGA